In one window of Fictibacillus phosphorivorans DNA:
- a CDS encoding YerC/YecD family TrpR-related protein codes for MQIDKLRGKALDQLFESVLSLKDMEECYRFFDDLCTMNEIQSLAQRLEVARMLREGKTYHKIESETGASTATISRVKRCLNFGNDAYAMVLDRVHEEEEAK; via the coding sequence ATGCAAATTGATAAATTACGAGGAAAAGCATTAGATCAGCTTTTTGAATCTGTTCTATCGCTAAAAGATATGGAAGAATGCTATCGATTCTTTGATGACCTTTGTACGATGAACGAGATTCAATCTTTGGCACAGCGACTAGAAGTAGCACGTATGCTTCGTGAAGGAAAAACCTATCACAAGATTGAGAGCGAAACAGGTGCGAGCACCGCAACCATCTCACGTGTAAAACGTTGTTTGAACTTTGGAAACGACGCATACGCGATGGTGCTCGATCGCGTTCATGAAGAGGAAGAAGCAAAATAA
- a CDS encoding NAD(P)H-dependent oxidoreductase, producing the protein MKKTLVIIAHPHLQNSTVNKRWAEEIEKQDHVTVRKLYDLYPDGKVNVEEEQRMLLEHDRIVLQFPFYWYSSPSLLKEWQDRVLAFGWAYGPGGDALHGKELVLAISTGGPDFSYKAGGHNHYTISELLRPFQATSNLIGTRYITPFVFHSAIRASEEAVEQSAQNYISYVLNPEI; encoded by the coding sequence ATGAAAAAAACACTCGTCATTATCGCACATCCTCATCTACAGAACTCTACAGTAAATAAAAGATGGGCAGAGGAAATAGAAAAACAAGATCACGTTACGGTTCGAAAACTTTATGATCTATATCCAGACGGGAAAGTGAACGTTGAAGAAGAACAGCGCATGCTGCTTGAACACGATCGTATCGTTCTGCAATTTCCGTTCTACTGGTACAGCTCACCTTCACTTTTAAAAGAATGGCAAGATAGAGTGCTAGCGTTCGGTTGGGCTTATGGTCCTGGAGGCGACGCATTACATGGAAAAGAGCTAGTACTTGCTATTTCAACAGGAGGCCCAGACTTCTCTTACAAAGCAGGAGGTCACAACCACTATACGATTAGTGAACTGCTTCGTCCGTTCCAAGCGACATCTAACTTGATCGGAACACGTTATATCACGCCGTTCGTCTTCCATAGTGCAATTCGCGCATCAGAGGAAGCCGTTGAACAAAGCGCGCAGAATTATATCTCATACGTTTTGAATCCTGAAATTTAA
- a CDS encoding MarR family winged helix-turn-helix transcriptional regulator produces the protein MPEKYLENCLYFTVNKLSRVISKMAEESFRPTGITPTHGFMMMLVNNKPGISQSELAEELHMTPSTITRFVDKLVVKGLAERKVQGKMSHIHPTQAGTDIQTDLEKAWKDLYRTYSDLLGEEEGKALTKATHLAAGQLES, from the coding sequence ATGCCCGAAAAGTATCTAGAAAATTGTTTATATTTTACCGTAAACAAACTTTCTCGCGTTATTTCCAAAATGGCTGAGGAATCGTTTAGACCAACGGGTATTACGCCTACTCATGGCTTTATGATGATGCTCGTGAACAACAAACCTGGAATCTCTCAATCGGAATTGGCAGAAGAACTTCACATGACACCAAGTACGATTACAAGGTTTGTGGACAAGCTTGTTGTAAAGGGACTTGCAGAGCGTAAGGTCCAAGGAAAGATGTCGCACATCCATCCGACACAAGCGGGCACTGATATTCAAACAGATCTCGAAAAAGCATGGAAAGATCTATACCGAACGTACTCCGATCTTTTAGGAGAAGAAGAGGGAAAAGCACTCACAAAAGCAACGCATCTAGCAGCAGGGCAGCTCGAATCATAA
- a CDS encoding DUF3048 domain-containing protein: MKKWYIILMAMITVLTLSACKDARDKVLEEGKVDKAEATDSKKEEFSSVYPLTGLGTNEEVDHRAISVMVNNHPKARPQSGLHKADIVYEVLAEGELTRFLAIFQSEMPEVVGPVRSARDYYIELSRGYHALFVAHGFSPEAREILYGGTIDHLNGMDYDGILFNRADFRKAPHNSYITYENIQKGMEKIGADESDDLDMLAFLTSKSAKAIEGAPANEIQISYPGGETVGFTYSAKKKTYARSSNNEPTIDRETETPITVSNVFIVEAAHRVIDDAGRREINLTSGGDAILIQNGVAQNISWKNENGRIVPDGGAFVPGKTWINIVPSGTTDSVKMQ, encoded by the coding sequence ATGAAAAAGTGGTACATCATCTTGATGGCGATGATCACGGTATTAACGCTGTCTGCATGTAAAGACGCAAGAGATAAAGTATTAGAAGAAGGTAAAGTAGATAAAGCTGAAGCGACGGATTCAAAAAAAGAGGAGTTTTCCTCTGTTTATCCACTCACTGGCTTGGGTACGAATGAAGAGGTAGATCATCGCGCGATTTCGGTCATGGTGAACAACCACCCGAAAGCACGCCCGCAATCAGGACTTCATAAAGCTGATATCGTATACGAAGTATTAGCTGAGGGAGAACTTACACGCTTTTTAGCAATCTTCCAAAGTGAAATGCCAGAAGTAGTAGGACCGGTTCGCAGCGCGAGAGATTATTACATCGAGCTTTCACGTGGCTATCATGCTTTATTCGTGGCACACGGGTTCAGTCCAGAAGCTAGAGAGATTCTCTATGGCGGAACAATCGATCACTTGAACGGAATGGATTACGATGGAATTCTTTTCAATCGAGCTGATTTTAGAAAAGCGCCTCACAACTCTTATATCACCTATGAAAATATTCAAAAAGGGATGGAGAAGATCGGCGCCGATGAGTCAGATGATCTTGATATGCTTGCGTTCTTAACCTCGAAAAGTGCTAAAGCCATAGAGGGTGCGCCTGCAAACGAGATTCAGATCTCTTATCCAGGTGGGGAAACAGTAGGATTCACGTACTCTGCTAAAAAGAAGACGTACGCGAGAAGCAGCAACAATGAACCAACGATAGATCGTGAGACCGAAACACCCATTACGGTAAGCAATGTATTCATTGTTGAAGCGGCTCACCGGGTAATCGATGATGCCGGCAGACGAGAGATCAACTTAACGTCAGGCGGAGATGCGATTCTGATTCAGAATGGTGTCGCACAAAACATTTCGTGGAAAAACGAAAATGGAAGAATTGTTCCGGACGGTGGAGCGTTTGTTCCAGGAAAGACATGGATTAACATTGTACCGAGTGGAACGACAGATTCGGTTAAGATGCAATAA
- a CDS encoding adenine deaminase C-terminal domain-containing protein, protein MNQHIAFWTKAQMRKQVAVIQGELAPSLVLTNATYLNTALKKWVKANIWILQDRIVYVGEKMPEHTTGTEITDLEGKFVVPGYIEPHCHPFQLYNPQSLSRYALQRGTSVFLADNFMLLFEMSISKALSFMEDVNDLPSNFFWWCRYDAQTELLEEENYFSEKSVRQLLESPYVLQGGELTSWPRVLHGDDTLLHWMLKTKKAGKKIEGHLPGASEKTLTAMTLLGVDCDHEAMTGTEVMDRLNAGLQVSLRYSSIRPDLPKLLRQMKEEGITNYERIFMTTDGSTPAFYEEGVTDKMLEIALEAGLDPVDAYMMVSYNVARYYGLDHLFGMVAAGRVAHLNILDDVTNPLPESVLAKGKWMKRDGKDVSDDRDFQFDWEGHGIKKRDIKWDLQDEDFQFSGLVGIEMYNSVITRPYNVSINPFSEEINGESDECFLMLIDKEGKWRINTVVKGFAKNLYGFASSYSNTGDLLIIGKSKKDMAVAFERLKEVGGGIVLAERGEIVAEIKLPLAGGMSNLSIEELVVEEKRLTNALRERGYQYEDPIYSLLFFSSTHLPYIRITQRGIYDVKKKGLLFPSIMR, encoded by the coding sequence ATGAACCAACACATTGCTTTTTGGACAAAAGCGCAAATGCGCAAACAAGTGGCCGTCATTCAAGGTGAATTGGCACCGTCGCTTGTCTTAACAAACGCTACTTATTTGAACACAGCTCTTAAAAAATGGGTAAAAGCAAACATCTGGATCCTTCAAGACCGCATCGTCTATGTAGGCGAAAAGATGCCTGAACATACAACCGGAACGGAAATCACAGATCTAGAAGGTAAGTTTGTTGTGCCGGGGTATATCGAACCTCATTGTCATCCGTTTCAACTTTATAATCCCCAGTCGCTCTCGCGATATGCATTGCAGCGTGGAACGTCCGTATTTTTAGCCGACAACTTTATGCTGCTTTTTGAAATGAGTATTTCGAAAGCGCTTTCTTTTATGGAAGACGTGAACGATCTGCCTTCTAATTTCTTTTGGTGGTGCCGTTATGACGCACAAACTGAGCTCTTAGAAGAAGAAAATTATTTTTCGGAAAAAAGTGTGAGGCAGCTGCTCGAGAGCCCGTATGTTCTTCAAGGTGGCGAGTTAACGAGCTGGCCGCGTGTGCTTCATGGTGACGATACACTGTTGCATTGGATGCTGAAGACGAAGAAAGCGGGTAAGAAGATCGAGGGACATCTGCCAGGAGCTTCTGAAAAGACCTTAACCGCGATGACGTTGCTCGGAGTGGATTGCGATCATGAAGCGATGACGGGGACAGAAGTGATGGACCGATTGAATGCCGGTCTGCAAGTGTCGCTTCGTTATTCTTCGATTCGTCCTGATCTGCCGAAATTATTGCGTCAGATGAAAGAGGAAGGCATCACGAATTATGAACGAATCTTTATGACGACTGACGGTTCCACACCTGCATTTTATGAGGAAGGGGTTACCGATAAGATGCTAGAGATCGCGCTGGAAGCAGGGCTTGATCCAGTGGATGCGTATATGATGGTCTCTTATAACGTGGCTAGATATTATGGTCTAGATCACCTCTTTGGTATGGTTGCCGCAGGTCGGGTCGCACATTTAAATATTTTAGATGACGTAACAAATCCTCTGCCTGAATCTGTTTTGGCAAAAGGAAAATGGATGAAGCGTGACGGTAAGGATGTTAGTGACGATCGTGACTTTCAATTTGATTGGGAAGGTCATGGCATCAAAAAAAGAGATATCAAATGGGACCTCCAAGACGAGGATTTTCAGTTTTCTGGTCTCGTTGGAATAGAAATGTACAATAGTGTGATCACACGACCATATAATGTATCGATCAATCCTTTTTCTGAAGAGATTAACGGAGAATCAGACGAGTGTTTCTTAATGCTGATCGATAAAGAAGGAAAGTGGAGAATTAATACGGTCGTAAAGGGTTTTGCGAAAAATCTTTATGGCTTTGCTAGCTCATATTCCAATACGGGAGATCTTTTAATCATCGGAAAAAGCAAAAAAGATATGGCTGTGGCGTTTGAGCGCTTGAAAGAAGTAGGCGGAGGCATCGTTCTTGCGGAAAGAGGCGAAATCGTTGCTGAGATAAAACTTCCATTAGCGGGAGGAATGTCGAATCTTAGTATAGAAGAACTAGTGGTAGAAGAGAAAAGATTAACAAACGCTTTAAGAGAAAGAGGCTATCAATACGAAGATCCGATCTATTCGCTTTTGTTTTTCTCATCCACCCACTTGCCATACATCCGCATTACGCAAAGAGGCATTTACGATGTTAAAAAGAAAGGGTTACTCTTTCCTTCGATTATGCGTTAA